TGTCCTTGTAAGAAATTCAAAAATGCACGGTGGTATGCTGATTCAACCGATATCAAAAGTCATCTAATTGCACACAGATTTATGAGAGGGTACACATGTTGGTCTTTTCATGGTGAGTCAGTAGCTGACCTTAACCCGTCTGTTTCGGATAACGATACCGATAATGAAGAAGATTCATACAATAGTGACAATAATGTTAATTTTGATGACATGTTTGACGATTTGGATATGGAGGATAATGTTCCTGATAAGTATCATGACAGATTACAACAACTATTTGTTGACGCTGAAAAACCTTTATATACCGGTTGTATGAATTTTACAAAACTTTCCGCCGTGATACAACTGGTTAACTTAAAATCAAACAATGGTTGGAGCGACACAAGTTTCACTAGCCTGTTAGAGTTGTTGAACAAAATGCTACCAGAAGGTAATGACTTGTCGGTTTCAACATACCAAGCAAAGAAATTAATGTGCCCAATGGGATTGGAAATACAGAGAATACATGCTTGTCCAAATGATTGTATGTTATACAGGAATGAAGACAAAGACCTACATCAATGTAAGGTATGTGGTACATCTAGGTATAAACGTGGAAAACTGACTGATAATGCTGATAGTGATGTGTCGGAAAATGGACCTCCTGCAAAATTATTGTGGTACTTGCCTATCATACCACGATTAAAGAGACTATTTGCGAATGAGAAAGATGCAAAATTATTACGTTGGCATGCTGAAGATCATAAAAATGATGGTAAAATGCGACATGTGGCCGATTCACTTCAATG
The window above is part of the Rutidosis leptorrhynchoides isolate AG116_Rl617_1_P2 chromosome 1, CSIRO_AGI_Rlap_v1, whole genome shotgun sequence genome. Proteins encoded here:
- the LOC139897380 gene encoding uncharacterized protein, with amino-acid sequence MRLTQLLRWLGRCLMDRNTWMYEIGRATAEFMDSVDEFITVTETDQLEKGNNAICCPCKKFKNARWYADSTDIKSHLIAHRFMRGYTCWSFHGESVADLNPSVSDNDTDNEEDSYNSDNNVNFDDMFDDLDMEDNVPDKYHDRLQQLFVDAEKPLYTGCMNFTKLSAVIQLVNLKSNNGWSDTSFTSLLELLNKMLPEGNDLSVSTYQAKKLMCPMGLEIQRIHACPNDCMLYRNEDKDLHQCKVCGTSRYKRGKLTDNADSDVSENGPPAKLLWYLPIIPRLKRLFANEKDAKLLRWHAEDHKNDGKMRHVADSLQWKNFDKDFEEYKVRTQFRWN